In Setaria italica strain Yugu1 chromosome I, Setaria_italica_v2.0, whole genome shotgun sequence, the genomic window CCAACCTAAGCATCATATGGTAGTCATCATGCTTGACTGGCAACAAGCCCCTAGCAAACAAAACCTCCCGAAACGAGCTCACCGCCTGCTCTTCCTCAGCATCCCTGACATCCTCTATCGCTATCCTTTGTACTCTGCAGTCCACTTTCCTCTTCCCCCTCTTCTTCAGCGAGTGTGTCAGCCTTGTCGATGCATGCAGCGCTTTCTTCCTCAGCAACCGTATTTTTGTGTGCCTCGGCTCGTCCTCTGAGATCTCGACATCTGCTCTGTCCCTCCTCTCATCATTACTAATTGCTATCTCGATGCCATCCACATTTCCCTCTGCAACAGAGAATGGCAAGCCCCCAGAACATTAGCTGCACCTGCATTGCATGATGGATTCATGAAAACTACATGCATATAGCAACGGGCACCTGGCCATACGCCCATACCTGACATTCTCTACTAGAGCAGATCAAACGATCAGGCCCTCCCTCTTCGTATTACTCTGATCGATCACTGATTCCGTGTATACAGATAAAGTGGCACGAACCCCCCACGCTGCCATAAACAGTACATAGATAGAGGTTAGAATTCACAGAGATGCCTTCGCATCAAATTCGCAGCGCATTTCTCTGGTACAAAGCCAGCGGCGGACTAAACGAGGGCCGTGCGGACTCAGTTGAGCGCCACATAAAATTGGAAATATAAACCAAACCACATATATATCAGTACGAACTCCAGCAACGCAGCAAACAAGCAGCCAACTGGATGGATTGGGAGAGCGACGAATATTCGACTTCCAGAGCTCACAACGAACAAAGGGGGCGAGATTCTGCGGAGAAACCGAGCAATCGGTGTGCCTACGATCACTCGGGTTCACACGGATCGGATCTCCACTCCACGCCGGTGGCGTCTCAGGGGGCCGGGGACGAGGCCGTCGCCGACGGGAGGGGTGAAGAGAGGCGCGGGGGCTGTCCACGGAGGGGGTACCTGGATCTGGATCGCGGCGTcggacggcggtggcgcgcctAAAAAGCtcgcctccgcggccgcggtgAGATCGGCCCGCCGCCCTGGGATCACGGCGGGGGCAGCAGCACGAAGCGTTTGGTGTGATCGGAGCGCGGGGCCTCCGCTTGCCTCCTTCCCTCGGCGCCCGTCTCCTAACGCTTACGCTTCCGTTGCTTCGTTTCCGCCTACtactcctccctctctcccccctagacttgttgccttgccgCCGCTAGTGCTCGGGTACTGGGGCGGGCGTGGGCGGCGTTCTTTTTCCCGGTTCTTGCTGCGGGGCGGGGCCCTGGCGTCAGCGGCGCTCGCGTGGTGTCGTGTACGCCAGAGGGGAGTGCGCGCGTCGCGATTGACTCGCTCCCTCCCCTCTCGGCTCGGCGCGCCCGCGTCGCGTGACTGCTTTACACGCAGCCAAGCGGGCGCCGACGCTCACGTGCAAGGTCACCGCAGGCGCTGTGCGTGGGCCCCACATTGCTCGTTGAGGACATTGGCATCCGCTCTAAACATGCAAGGTGAGAAATTTCGCTCTATGAGCAAAAGATAGTAGGAATTACTTTCTATCATCCAAAAAAAAGTTATCTAAATGACTAAATCACTTTCAGCGTAATAACGACTTAAAATCCGTTTTCCCAAAAAACGCATGTTGCGAGAAGAATAATTCTAATCGTCGATATCACGACAACCACTAAAGACCACAAAAAATATAACGAATTATAAATAGATAGAACATGCAATTATTTATGTGCATGCAAATTTTGAGTTTAAAACTTGCCTGAAAGGAGATATCGACATGTGTATTGTTACGAATTCCAGCATGGCACCCAACTATTTATGCACATGTTTTTAATCAACGTCAAAATTTCCACAATAATGGATTCTTGCATGTTTTATCTATATTTATTTTTCATAAATGTTTTATGCACATTTAGCTATGTCACCGACTCGCGTGCGTTGATAGCCTAGAAGCATGCGCGCGTAAATAGAGAGTAGTGGTACCTTTTGTCGTTATAGCAACACACCTCCAAGTTCCAACCTAtatgtatgtgtaaaacttaacGTTACCTGCGCTGCAGTATTATACTAGTAAAAATCTGGTTTAttagaaatataagaaattgATTGCGATCGTTTAGTAAAACCGTCTTATAGCTTAAACAATGTTTTTCTCCAAACATTTAGTTAGGATTATAAAAACGTCCATAAAAATCTAAAGGCTTATAAACAATAAACAAACTTGATATTGCGATCATCTATCTTCTATGGGCAATGTTTGGATACAATATGGTTTCAGTACAGGAAAATGAGGTTTGAGAAATGATATGCAAAGGGGTTAGGGATATCAAAACACATGTTTTTTAATTTGTAGTTTATACTTGGTTTAGAATAGATATAAATCATTTATGACCAAATTACCATTCAACTAATAGTCACaaatagaaaacaaaaataaaaatcatcTCATATGCTAAGAATATTCTTTCCAATCTGATACTGCCCTCGTACTGTGTACATCTGTCTAGCTAGAAATTACATCTGTCTAGGTAGAAATTGGATCGTTTGTTAGCTCGGACGGAGGTTGGACCAGCTGGTGTTTGCTAACCTATTCGGCCTCCCGAGCCAAACCTGCGCGGTGGAAAAGAGACCTTCCAGCTTGCACGCGTGGAACTCCACGGTGCAAGCCCGGCGCGGCTCTCCCGAGGTGTTGCGATGACCGGCGGTTCTTTTCTCCTCATGCACGCACACACGCTCAGAATGTACCGTCGCTCCCCAACGCCATCGCCGCCTCCTTCACCCACGCCATCCTCACCGGCGGCGTCAGTCCCCGCCCCAGAGGTCCCGCCTGATCTAGCCCGTCCCCGTGCCCCACGCCCGACCGCCGACGCCGTTCCCCCCGCGCCACCCCTGTCCGATGCGGCGTCATGGACGGCCTCGCCATGGGCTGCCCCTACCCGAGCTTTCCGCATCATCGCGCGCCTCGCACCCAGCTGAATCGGCGGAGGAATCGATGATCCGCCCACAGATTCTCCTTCACGGCCGCGAGCAAGTCGCGAAGCAGCGCGGCGAGGCAAGGAGCGCTTCGCATCCACCGCGGCATGCTCCAGCGACGGGATGCTgccgagcggcagcggcgcatgCACGTTGGTGTACCGTGAGAGAGAGCATAGAAGTATGATGTCGCTTTGCAATTGGATGTTTTTGAACATGGATTATGTATAATTTGTGAATGGAAGAGAGACCCAAGATGATTTGGATCTCGAAAATTGTTGTTTGGCCTGAGAAATTATTGTGGTTTTGAGATGAGTTTGATGCTGATCGGGAACACAAATTTGCAATTGGAAATCATTAGTTGGATTGAGAGATTTGCAATGGAGGATCCGGTTCTTCCTCTACTGACCTTGCTCTGCGACGGGCGAAGGCGAGCTGGCAGCAGCCACAACGGCCGGGTGAGCGACGAGCAAGCGAGAGCAGCACGTGTGTGAGTGGCAGCGCGCGGCTGCCGAGGGTCGCGGCTGACGGGCTAGGTGCTGGCACAACGAAGAGGAGAGGTGGTGGTAACTCCGCCATGGGTCAGATACACGGTGAACCTATCTAACACCAAATAAGATCACTGAGACGTGGTCCATGAGATGCAGATTTGCCCGTCTCTACGTCTCGTAGGTATGGCTGGGCTGGCTCGAGCCGGCACGCGGGCCTGGCTGAGGCAGAGGCAGTACAGCCTGCCAAAACGCGCCCAAACAGATTCGGCACGACGGCAACAGAACAGATCGAGCGAGCCCCCTCGCCTCGCGACTCGGTGGCCTCCTCTCCCGGCGACGCTGCTCCCGGCGGCGCCCGCTCCCGGCGTCCGCGGAGCCctcgcgcggcggcgcccgctcACGGAGGCGACTCCTGCGGCAGAAAAACGCATCGGCCcctctcttccttttctttgctAGCGGCGACAACTGGGTGAGCGGCGCCACCTTACGCCAGGTCTTCGTCGGGCCGAGCGCCGGCGATGAATATCCACCAGGTACGCCCTTCATTCCATCCCCTTCCCTCCCCGCTGTCGAAATCGAGCTCACCGGACGCTCTTGTTAGCCAATTTCATTCGGATCTGACCCAATTATAAGTATATACatgtatcatatacatgtcctgTACTGGATTCGCCCCTGAATCTACCCAAGGACCAAGGTGTAGTGcaattattttgcaaaaatccTGGAGGCTGAACTGAAACCCCATGCCGTTAAGTCTTCCCCTGCATCCTAGTTTCCGTCCTGACTCCGAGGATGGTTTTGGCGAGCAAACATCCTGTGCAATTAGTTGATCTCTTATGCAAACTATTTCAGCTAATATATGTGTAATTTCAATGTTACTCAATATATTCACGATATCATGCACTCTAAATCGTCAACATGAATCTTGAAAACCTGGCTAGCAGTTGCTTTGTTGGGTCTGATTGGCTGTAGCTTACTGCCATTTCAGTACAAAACCTGTTTCTGTTTGCAAGGACAAGCCATAAGCACATAACTGTCTCGTGCTCTTCTGTTTAACTTTGGTGCTGCGCATTTACTGTGCACACATGTCTATTTGGAGATACTGAGCGTGGATgatgtttttcttttgcttcagGTTATAGGCAAAGTTTGCCTTGAACTGCCAATCATGGTGAAAGGCTGGGTATTCTCTACTTTGTTAGTGGTGTTTCTAGTGTTTGCTCCACCATGCGGGGCATTCTACTTGCCAGGTAGTTACATGCACACGTATCGGCAAGGCGAGGAAATAGGGGCGAAGGTGAACTCCCTCACTTCCATTGAGACAGAACTGCCCTTCAGCTACTACAGCCTCCCATACTGTCGTCCTAAAGATGGCATTAAGAAGAGTGCTGAAAACTTGGGGGAGCTTCTGATGGGTGATCAAATTGATAATTCCCCATACCGTTTCCGTGTAAATGTCAATGAATCTCTGTATCTGTGTACCACAAACCCACTTGGTGAGGCTGATGTGAAgctcctcaagcagagaagccgTGATTTGTACCAGGTGAACATGATTCTTGACAATCTTCCTGTGAGGAGGTTCACTGAGCAGAATGGAATGACCATTCAGTGGACAGGCTATCCAGTTGGTTATATTCCAGAAGGCACCAGTGATGTCTATATCATCAATCACCTGAAATTTAAGGTCTTGATCCATAAGTATGAAGGAGGCAAAGTAAAGGTAGTTGGGACTGGGGAAGGAATGGAAGTGATCTCAGAGACTGACAGTGATGCCAACTCTGGCTATGAGATTGTGGGATTTGAGGTGATCCCATGCAGTGTGAAGCGTGACCCTAAGGCCATGTCGAAGCTTAAGATGTATGATAAAGTCGATCCTGTGAACTGCCCTGTGGAGTTGGAGAAATCTCAATTGATCAAGGAGAAAGAGCAGATTACTTTTACGTATGAGGTTGAATTTGTAAACAGCGATATCAGATGGCCATCACGGTGGGATGCATACCTGAAGATGGAGGGTTCAAAGATTCACTGGTTTTCAATCATGAACTCACTGATGGTAATTCTGTTCTTGGCTGGCATTGTTTTTGTCATATTCTTGCGGACGGTGAGGAGGGACCTGACTAGGTATGAAGAGTTGGATAAGGAGGCCCAAGCTCAGATGAATGAGGAGCTCTCTGGTTGGAAGCTTGTCGTTGGAGATGTCTTCAGAGAGCCAACCTCATCAAAGCTGCTCTGTGTCATGATCGGCGATGGGGTTCAGATTCTGGGCATGGCAATTGTCACCATTTTCTTTGCTGCGTTTGGCTTCATGTCTCCTGCATCAAGAGGAATGCTGTTGACAGGGATGATAGTCCTTTATATGTTACTTGGAATTGTGGCTGGATATGCTGCTGTCAGGCTTTGGAGGACTTTAAAAGGAACGTCTGAGGGATGGAGGTCTGTCTCTTGGTCAACCGCTTGTTTCTTCCCTGGCATTGTCTTCATCGTCCTAACTGTTTTAAACTTCATGCTGTGGACAAGAAATAGTACTGGAGCCCTTCCCATCTCACTTTTCTTCGGTCTTTTGTCCTTGTGGTTCTGTGTCTCTGTGCCACTTACCCTTTTAGGTGGTTTCTTTGGCACAAGGGCTGAACCAATAGAATTCCCTGTTCGAACAAATCAGATACCCAGAGAAATCCCTACAAAGAAGTACTCATGGCTCTTCATACTTGGTGCTGGAACTCTACCTTTTGGAACACTCTTCATCGAGCTGTTCTTCATTCTTTCTAGTATTTGGCTAGGAAGGTTCTACTATGTGTTCGGCTTCCTCCTCGTCGTGCTCCTTTTGCTGGTTGTGGTCTGTGCTGAGGTATCAGTTGTTCTTACCTACATGCATCTCTGTGCGGAGGactggaggtggtggtggaaaGCTTTCTTTGCCTCTGGAACAGTGTCCCTCTATGTGTTCCTTTACTCTATCAACTACCTGGTGTTTGATCTGAGAAGCTTGAGTGGGCCGGTTTCTGCTATGCTCTACATTGGATACTCTTTCATCGTCTCCCTTGCCATTATGCTAGCTACTGGTACCGTTGGGTTCCTGACATCATTCTCTTTTGTCCACTACCTTTTCTCATCAGTCAAAATTGATTGAAGGCTTTATCTTGTGGAATCTTTGAGGATGTCTCTACACAAAAATCACCTGCAAGCTCAAATGGTTTGATTGTTGCATCTAGAGGCCTTTGTAGACCTGTTCGCAATGTAGCTTATTACTGAGACTATTGTACCTGTTATGAACAGTATATTTCAGCAGATGTGCTTTTAAGCTTGTGGCTCCCTTCTTTGCTACTACCTCCGTGCTCATATGTTTGACGTTGTTAGTTGAAAATTGAACTAACTAATAACAAGCATTCAAGAATGGAGGGCAAATACTCTCCAAAAAGACCTGACTTCACAAATATCGTTGGTGGCTTTTGGAGTGGTTGGTCTGCAAGGTAGGTTTGCTACCAGAAAACTATTTTATTGTGTTCCCCACACACCAGTTTGTGCTATATGCTTACCTAAGATTCATAGAACACTAGATCTAATATATGTTTGATAATTAAGCATGATTAGTTCATATGTGCCTTTTTACTTGACCCTTCTATGAATGTGACactgcttttttttaaaaaaaatcagtgtAAACATATTTCAAGTTACTCGGTAAGCTTTCATTAGATCTGTTTCTATCAGGTTACTCTCTTAGTTTAGTTGATTCTGAAATCAGTGACAAAAATAACTAAGATTTGGAACGCACTTCATGCATTTTGTTGTGTGTTTTGACTGTTTTCAAATATCACATGAAATTATTTTGGGTTCTGTGTTCAAATCTCTCTTGTTTTCAACTGTTCTAAAATGCTAACAAGTTACTCAAAGCAACGTGTCATAAACATGTACAAACAGCAATGGAGTCAGATTGCAGACGTTACcacaattatttttttgcttGGTACTAGAATATCCCATTTCAACCTTTGCTGTTTGTGTACAATTCTCTTGCTGCTTAGCTGTGAAACTGAAACTTTTCTACTATGGGCATGTCAAGCTGAGTACCTGCCTGTATTTAGTTAGGCCAACATGTTATCATGTGAGGTCTTGTATTTTTCTGTGCTACTTGACCCCATTTTCATGGGTTGCCAGTCAAATCTatatgttaggcgacttaagccCTTTCTTTATCATGCACTTCTGACCAGTTTCTTGGATGGCAGCCAAAACGTCATCTAGAAGGTTCCTATATCCAGCGATTAGCTATGTTAATGACCTGACGAAATGTATCAACCCTCtttactttttctttgtttctggAAGTCTGTCTCATTCTTGGCTgttgcttttcttcttctcaaaTTAGGcgttgcgctgttcttctcagCCTCAACCCGTAACAACCAAACAGACAAAATGTACCAGAAACCTAATGCCGATGTCGACCGCTGTGATTCCGCATTTCCATCTTCAACAATCTACATGCCAACCTTTCTACAGCATGAAAAATGCAGGCTTCAGAATACATCTGATGGATTTTTTAAAAACCAGTGATCTATCATGCATGAGTAGTagttttttaggaaaaaaatgtattttcaacctcaagtattgcaaaagtgtgacattcatccttcatgtttcatttggtgcaaatcaaccccttaGCTAACTAAACCGGTGTATTTATCATCCTcaccttagtttaacaatggTTTAGTACCATCTAATGACGATTTATGCCACAGAATCATCTATCTAATCCCTGCTTAGCAATGTAAGATGTCAGTCGATGATATAAAATCACCAAAAAATCATTAAATCCTCTAAATTGCTTATCTCATAAAAAAATTATCAGAAAAATTAACGGAACCAATTCACACTGAACTATTATAGTGATTGACTCAACATTAGATGTGGCATGTAATATGTCAGTCGACGATATAAAATCACCAAAAAAAATCATTAAATCCTCTAAATTGCTTATCTCATAAAAAAGTGTCAGAAAAATTAACGGAACCGATTCACACTGAACTATTATAGCGATTGAATTAACATTAGATGTGGCTAAAGAGTGATTGATGATTACATGACCTAAACCGATGTTATCTAACACTAAAccattgttaaactaaggtgAGAATGATAAATGCACCGGTTTAGTTAGTTAAAGGTTGATTTGtaccaaatgaaacatgaagGATGCatatcacacttttgcaatacttaagaaatgaaaaatacattttttcctttttttaccGGTGAAACTATCATGCATGTGCCTGCATCTTGCTTTGGATTTACAGGTCCTCTCGATTTCTTTGGCGGATCCGCAGATGTGACCTGGCTGTTCATGTGAAAGGTACGCCCAGGCAGTTGTTGCCTCTCTAAGAAACGTGCCCCTTTTCGTGCTCATGCAAATTGCGATGGCTTCCCCCTCCTTGTTTATTCCCAACTTTCTTCTTTCCCCCCAGACCGTTCGCCGGTTCACGTCGCGGGTGCTCCAGTCCCCACTCcaccgaccccttttccaccAAACGTGGTTTGCTTGCTAAGAAACGCGGGGGATCTATCTAATGAGAAACTGGTGTGACGAGCAGAGGAGGGTGTGTGATCGTGATCGTGAAGCCTTTCTGCTGGCCCCGGAAAGGGAGTGGTGGCCAAGCAAGGCATCCGcgggcacggccacggcggcaaGTTTGGAGATCGGTCGCCGTTGCCTGGCCGGACCAGGCAAAATTAAAGGACGCACCTGCTCTCTCTGAAGTTCATATGATTTCCACTGGCGGGGGATGCGTTGGGGGCTTGTCAGTTGTCTGCTTGCCTCCTTGTTTTGAAGTCAATTCATGCATGATTGGAGTGGAGCAGCATCTGGTCACAACAGCCGCGGGGCGGGGGCACACGATGCGTCCATGCATGGTGTGTGATGGTGACAGCTCTCGGCTCATGTCGTCTACGCTGACAGCCTCACAAGATGCTGGACAACGAGACAGTCCATTTTACCTTGATCTCCATTGCCCATTCCTCTCCGATCTGAGCGCACATCACTACGCCGTGATTCACCGGCTAATTTTGACGTGGTTTGCGCCGTCGATCGGGTAGGCAGCCGCCACGATGTCAATGTACTGTGTACCTCTATGAACTTCCTATTCTACGCTGGGGCCTAGTCTACTGTGTACCAGCTCCtacgaaaaaaaaagaagaagaaaaaaggaccGACCGACGGTGCAGATCCGCTGCAAAGAGAACGCGGTCCGGTCCTGGATGGCCCACATGGCATTGTCCCAGTGTTAGGCTCCCCACCAACCTGCCATCCTGCAAAACCCGCCCAAGTCAAACAACCCATCAAATTAGTCCACTAAAAAATTCTTGATACACGTGGTGAGCTAGTCGCGGAGGCCCAGTAGGAAGCACGGATCCCCACGACGTGGACCAGCGCCGAAACCTTCCACTCACACACCGACGAAATGGCCCACGACCTAACGAACAAAAAGCGTTTATATTTAAATAAATctcacaatatatatatatacatatatattaatCCCAGCAAAGGAAAACATATTTATTAGAAAAAGAAATCTAAGCTGCACTGCACGCAACGAAGGGAGAAGAAAGACGGGCGGGTATAAAATTTGGCGGGTTCGTGCCGCGTCTCCTCCCCCCGCTCCTCGATCCCGCCGGCGAAGCGtttacttcttcttcttcttcgtccgcGATCTCGAGGAGGGGAGCGCGAGGGGGGAGGGGCGCGCCCATGTTTTGATCTCGCCCGCGTCGTCCCGGCCGCGATCCAGATCTGAGGTGAGCTCGCTTCCTTCCCTCCCCTGATCTCCGGCACCTCCGTGTGCTCGCCCGTACCCTACACCGCATCTCCTCGCGCCTCGGCCCAGATCCGGGCGTCTCGTTCGATTCATTTCTTCGTTCGTTGGTAAGGGAGCACTAGTTCGCTTAGACGCATGCTCGTTTTGTCCCGCGGAATCGTTTCTGTGTTGTTACTATTGTGCCCTGAAAAACAAGTATTTGGTTCTGGAATGTGCTTCAGTGTCCGATCCGCGCGTTTTGCTGCGGATTCGTCTGCTGCGTTTATATCCCTTCCGTTCGAATTAACCACTGTCTCAACCATTATTGATGCGGTGGACTGTTGATATAGTAGCAGTTTATTTTCAGAAGTTTCTGGGGTTTCAACTGAACCCCATGTCACATGTTAGTTATATATATCCTTGAGTTTTATCTTTCATCTTATGCTGTATGTTGATATCTCCACGGGGAAGAGGGACTTGAAAACAAAGGAGGCGTTCTTAGGAATCGaattgatttgtttttttatacACTTGCTTGCAGGTCGTGAGGTTCTTGATTGAGCGATCTCAAGAGCTGTCACTGCAATGGTCGCCAAGATGCCGTCATCCAAATGGATCTCGGCCTCCCTGCTCGTCCTGCTCCTGAGCCTGCACCCGGCTGTCCACGCCTTCTATCTCCCTGGCACCTTCATGCACACCTACTCCCCCGGAGAGGCGATCTCAGCCAAGGTCAACTCACTCACCTCCATTGAGACCGAGCTGCCCTTCAGCTACTACAGCCTGCCATACTGCAAGCCTCCGGAGGGTGTCAAGAAGAGTGCTGAGAACCTTGGGGAGATCCTCATGGGTGATCAGATCGACAACTCGCCATACCGATTCCGCGTCAATGTCAATGAATCTGTGTACCTTTGCACCACGGACCCGCTCACCAAGGAGCAGGCTGAGCTGCTCAAGAAGAGGGCGCGGAATCTGTACCAGGTCAACATGGTCCTGGACAATTTACCAGTCATGCGGTTCACTGATCAGAATGGGATGATAATCCAGTGGACTGGGTTCCCAGTTGGGTACAACCCGACAGGGAGCAATGAGGATTATATCATCAACCACCTCAAGTTCAGAGTCTTGGTCCATCAGTACCAGGCGCAGGGCGATGTTGTGGTCACAAGTGAGGATGGTGTTGCAATGGTCGAGTCCGATCGCAAGAGCGGATTCCAGATTGTTGGGTTTGAGGTCGTGCCTTGCAGTGTAAGGCGTGATGCTGAGGCCATGTCCAAGCTCAAGATGTACGACAAGGTTGACTCTGTGAACTGCCCATTGGAGCTTGAGAAATCTCAGGCGATCCGTGAGAATGAGCGGATTACATTTACCTATGAGGTTGAGTATGTCAAGAGCAACATCAAGTGGCCATCAAGGTGG contains:
- the LOC101765586 gene encoding transmembrane 9 superfamily member 12; the encoded protein is MNIHQVIGKVCLELPIMVKGWVFSTLLVVFLVFAPPCGAFYLPGSYMHTYRQGEEIGAKVNSLTSIETELPFSYYSLPYCRPKDGIKKSAENLGELLMGDQIDNSPYRFRVNVNESLYLCTTNPLGEADVKLLKQRSRDLYQVNMILDNLPVRRFTEQNGMTIQWTGYPVGYIPEGTSDVYIINHLKFKVLIHKYEGGKVKVVGTGEGMEVISETDSDANSGYEIVGFEVIPCSVKRDPKAMSKLKMYDKVDPVNCPVELEKSQLIKEKEQITFTYEVEFVNSDIRWPSRWDAYLKMEGSKIHWFSIMNSLMVILFLAGIVFVIFLRTVRRDLTRYEELDKEAQAQMNEELSGWKLVVGDVFREPTSSKLLCVMIGDGVQILGMAIVTIFFAAFGFMSPASRGMLLTGMIVLYMLLGIVAGYAAVRLWRTLKGTSEGWRSVSWSTACFFPGIVFIVLTVLNFMLWTRNSTGALPISLFFGLLSLWFCVSVPLTLLGGFFGTRAEPIEFPVRTNQIPREIPTKKYSWLFILGAGTLPFGTLFIELFFILSSIWLGRFYYVFGFLLVVLLLLVVVCAEVSVVLTYMHLCAEDWRWWWKAFFASGTVSLYVFLYSINYLVFDLRSLSGPVSAMLYIGYSFIVSLAIMLATGTVGFLTSFSFVHYLFSSVKID